DNA from Thalassoglobus sp. JC818:
ATGAGATGTTCGTAGCTGTGAATCCTGTCTACCTGAAATATTCGCAGCAAGCGAATTTGTCGCATTCCAAACAACAAAAAAAACGCTGAGACTCAATTGAGTCCCAGCGTCGGTTGCGAAGTTCAGGATGCTGCGAAATTCGTCTTTGAATTCAAGAACAGGTGTCGATTCTTAGCTGATTAGTTCTTGTTGAAGTAGAGCGTCAAACCCTGTTCTTGAAGATTCACACACAGGCAACCGCTTTCGAACCAGAATGGAAGTTCTTGGATGCCTTCATTCGTTTCCATGACGAGCAGGCCGTTGCTGTTGGCGACATAGGCTCCGCGTTCGATTTCTTTCGACTGCTGACCGTACTGATCAACGATAGTCGTCTGCATTCCGTACTCGCCCTGTGCTGTGAAGTGCACGACCATGTGGATCTGATAGCCGTTCAATGTGTCTTGCAGCGACCATGTTCCGACGATTGGAGTGAAAGCACTACCTGGTTCAGGAACATACGAAACTTGTTGCTGAGTGGCAGGTGCAGTCGCTGGGGCAGGCGAACTTCCTTCAAGTCCTCGGAGGCTGTTTGGAAGCGGATTGATGGTCTGAACATAGGCGACATCCATCTCAGATGAATACTGCAGGACTTTTGCGACGCTTCCTTGAACGTCTTCACCTGGAATTTCAGGGAACAAAACGATGACTGTTTTTGCACCTTCGAGGATGAATCGATTGGTCATGATGATGCCGCGTTCGAAATCGACAACCCATCCAGCTGTCGCATACTTGTTGTCCTGTGCATCGACTGCGATGACTTGGACCATCGACTGTGCGATTCGGTCTGCAAGCTCAGCAGGCACGTGTGGGTTATTTGGCGAATGAGCGGAAAAACGGTCTGGATTTGAAGGTGGGTTGGAAGGAGTCGTCTGAGCGGGCTGTGTTGATCGGCCGCCACTATTGCTCGGAGCTTCGAGTCCCCAGGCTTCGTATTCTGCTGCACTTGAACCATTGGATGCTGCGAAGATTGGTTGGACGCTGGTAAGCGAGACGCTAACGAGCAGGGCAGCGACGAGAGTGCGGTTTGCAAAGAAACTGAACAGGTTTTTGTTGAGTGAGAAGCACATGGTTTGTTTTCCGTTTTTGAGTGGTGAGTGTTGTGGAGACACCACCCGTACAGACGAACAAAGCAGCTGTGACATTCCGACGGAGATTTTTTCGAAGTTTTGTCCGAAGTGAAGAAAACTGAGGGTTTCAACCGTCTACTGCCTCTCAAAGCAGCTTGTGCAGAACTCTCGCGGACACGGAGAAATACGATTCGTAGTACTGAAGTGAGCCCGGATTTGCGCCTGGAACTGTGTTCCTGCCTAGCTTGAGAATTGCCGATCAGTTCGTGTTCGCAAACAGCTCGAGATCTCCACTCTTTCCTCATCTGCATCATGCGGATTGCACATTTTGAAGCCGATTTGCCTTCAAATTTCTTCTGCTGTGGGGAGGGGGTCGTGAATCGGAAGAACTTGCCGGAAGACCGCTCGGATTAGGACAAACCCTAAAAGACAGAGGTGAGTTCTCCCATTAGCCTGTGAATCGAAAGTCGAGGTGCCAATGGTTGTACAACCGCTGATCAAAACGGCAACTCGAAAGTCTCGTTCTCTCACTCTCTTTTCTAAGGTGTCTACGATGAAAACTGGTTTGCGGTATCGAGTTCGTCTATTAGTTGCAGCTGTAGTTTCGTCCGTCGCAATCGGTTCAGCGGGTGTTGCCCAGGCTGAGATCATTGGCGCAAACAGCTCAGCTTACGGTGCGAATGTTGACCTCGGGATTGGCCTCTCACTGACGCCATTGGATGCGATCGTCTCTGCTGGTGTTGGACCGATTCCTGTTGCGTCTGGAAACGCTCCTGCAAGTTACAATGATGCTCAGAGTCTCGCCTCTGTGAATGCGAGTGGGGGGATCAGTGTCTTCGGTTTGGGACTCGTAGATCTGATCGACTTCAACACAGGTGTTCTGGATGTGAACGCTCAGTCGAACGTTGACGGAACTCTTGGAAGCAAGACGACGACAGCGAGTGCAACTGTCAATAACGTTTCACTTCTCAACTCCAGCCTACTCGGAATTGTCCTGCAGTCGGTTGTGTCACTCGATGCGACACAGATTCAATCGACAGCAACTGTCGCTGGCGACAGCGGTGCCCTCGTTGCTTCTGGAACGACCACCATCACAGGAACTCATGGTGTTTCAGGAAATCAGGCACTCCTCACAGTTCTTGGCGTGGAATTCCTTCTGGAATCTTCACCCATTGCAAACACACCAGTGCTGACAATCGACGCTTCGATTCCTGGTCTGATCGGAATGCAGGGATCGATCGATGTCATCCTGAACGAACAAATCGTGACTGGTGATATGTCTACAGAAGCTGGGATCAGCGTGAACGCTCTGGCCTTGCGGTTCAACGACGTTGGTGTGAGCATCGGTGCACTCGGAGCCGGTCTTCTCAACGGAGAAGTCATCATCTCGCATTCTGAAGCTTCGATGCAGGCCAGTGCTCAACCTGTTCCAGAACCAGGTTCCATGGCTCTCCTCGCTTGCGGATTGTGCAGCTGTGCAGGCTACAACATCCGAAAACGAGCA
Protein-coding regions in this window:
- a CDS encoding PEP-CTERM sorting domain-containing protein (PEP-CTERM proteins occur, often in large numbers, in the proteomes of bacteria that also encode an exosortase, a predicted intramembrane cysteine proteinase. The presence of a PEP-CTERM domain at a protein's C-terminus predicts cleavage within the sorting domain, followed by covalent anchoring to some some component of the (usually Gram-negative) cell surface. Many PEP-CTERM proteins exhibit an unusual sequence composition that includes large numbers of potential glycosylation sites. Expression of one such protein has been shown restore the ability of a bacterium to form floc, a type of biofilm.) — its product is MKTGLRYRVRLLVAAVVSSVAIGSAGVAQAEIIGANSSAYGANVDLGIGLSLTPLDAIVSAGVGPIPVASGNAPASYNDAQSLASVNASGGISVFGLGLVDLIDFNTGVLDVNAQSNVDGTLGSKTTTASATVNNVSLLNSSLLGIVLQSVVSLDATQIQSTATVAGDSGALVASGTTTITGTHGVSGNQALLTVLGVEFLLESSPIANTPVLTIDASIPGLIGMQGSIDVILNEQIVTGDMSTEAGISVNALALRFNDVGVSIGALGAGLLNGEVIISHSEASMQASAQPVPEPGSMALLACGLCSCAGYNIRKRAKRS